The Candidatus Sulfotelmatobacter sp. region CATAAACGTTTGACGCATTTCTGGAACGAAAGGTTGAAAAATATGAACCCATTTCGCATCGCGCACATCTGAAACGACAGGTCCATAAGTTCGGACACTTCGAATCTGAGAAGGAGATCAAATCATGGCTGCATTACAGGGGAAAGTCGCCGTCATCACCGGGGGTAGCAGCGGTATCGGACTTGCGACCGCCAAGCGGTTCGTGAAAGAGGGAGCCTATGTCTTCATTACCGGCCGCCGGCAGGCGGAGCTGGATAAGGCCGTCGCCGAAATCGGCAGCAATGTGACTGCCGTCCAAGGGGACGTTTCCAATCTCGACGACCTGGACCGGCTATACAAGGAAGTAGCTACAAAGAAAGGCAAGCTCGATGTGCTGGTTGCGAACGCGGGCATAGCAGAGCCGAAACCAACAGGAGTCGTGAGCGCCGAGGACTACGACAAGACTTTCGACATCAACGCGCGAGGGGTGTTCTTTGCAGTCCAAAAGGCTCTGCCTCTGATAAAACAGGGTGGATCAATTATCTTGACTGGCTCGGGGATCTGGCAAAAAGGCTTCCCGGCCTATGCGACGTATGGAGCGACCAAGGCGGCGCTGCGCTCGTTCGTGCGCACATGGACGGCGGAGTTCGCACCCAAAGGAATCCGCACGAACGTGATCAGTCCCGGTCCCACAGAGACACCTATTCTTGCAGGTCAATTTGGAGCGAACACGGAAGCGATGAAGGAACGTTTCAAAACGATGATTCCGATGGGGCGCATGGGAAAACCTGAAGAGATCGCAGCGGCAGCGGTGTTCCTGGCCTCGGACGAAAGCAGCTTTATCACTGGAATCGATTTGCCGGTCGATGGCGGCGGTGTGGCCGTGTAAGCCCTTCTTCTACCACTGAACCTCAACACGACTTTTGCGCGACGTATTGCGCCGCATGAGCCGGATGCCGAATGAACCGGCGCAAGCAACCGTGCCTTTGATTTCAGTTACTTACAATCGTTCGTATCTCTTTCACGGCGGCAACACGGGTTCAAATCCCGTCGGGGACGCCAACATTGCAAAGAACTTGTGAAAAGTGAATGCCCTGAGTGATGGCCTTGTTGTTGTCGAACGGAATGTGTAGTCCATGCCCGTGGGAAAGTTTCGGGACAACTCCCGTAAGCGCTTGGTCACCGCCGGGGCAGTTTGCCTTCATATCAATGCCAACCCGCGATCAAAAGGCCGCCGTTCGCCGAGGCGAACAGCCTTTATTTCACGACTATCTGGCCCGTCATCTTTGGATGAATACTACAGTAGTAGGGATAGGTTCCCGCCTTGGTAAAGGTATAGGAGAACTTTTCGTCAGTATCCATCACCTTCGACTTGAACGCACCCTCCGTGCTGACCGACGTGTGAGGAATGTCGTCGCGGTTCGTCCAGGTGACTGTCGCTCCGACTGGTACCGTGATCGTCTGTGGCCCAAAACTGAAATTGTCAATTTTCACTTCTGCCCCCTGCGAAGAGGGTCTGTCACTCGCTCTCACTATGGGTGATCCCGCTAGCAGCGATACAATCGCAATCACTACTGTTGCCGCGAGAATTGCAACGCATACATTCTTGCCCTTCATGGTCGTGTTCCTTTCCAAGTTTGACATTGTTATCGCGTTTTGTTGGGCCGCGCCCAGGCGGCTAATCTGTTGTTGAAGCACAAACTTTAAGAACCTGAGGCCGATAGCTGCGAGTCGACGATTGCAAGACTCTTGCCGCTGACTACATAGTTCACATCCGTGATGCCCAGCACCTGTTGCAACTGGTCCGCTGGCACCTTCATCGGTCCGGCCGACGGAGCTGATCCGGGTGCAGGTTGGGGGAAGGCAGTTGACATCGCGGTGTGGAACGAGACTCTGCCTTCGACCTTCTGCATGATCTGGTGAATATGCCCGTTGAGGACGGTGACGGAACCAAACCTCTTCACGTAAGACAATGCCTGCTCACTGTCATCGGTCCCCCAGCCCCAATCGGAATAGATCGTCCACAGCGGAATGTGCGCAAACAGCACAATAGGAGTGCTGGCGGATCGTCCTTTTAGGTCATCCTCCAACCATTCGAGCTGCTCGTGACCGAGCGATCCCATACCTCCGGCTTTCAAGTTGGCGACGTTCACTAAGCCGACAAAATGGACTCCCTTGTGATTGAAGCTGTACCACCCGGTACCCTTCGTTCCCTTGCCGTAGCGCTGGAGATACTGCTCCCCGTTATCGGAGAGCATGTCATGCTCGCCGGGCACAAAGTAGATCTGCTTCGCCGATGCGCCTTTTAATGCCTGGTCGAGAGTATCGAATTCATTGGGCTTGGAGAGTTGGCTTAGGTCACCCGTGTGGATGACGAAATCCGGTCTCTGGGGCATAGCGTTGATCTTGTTGATGGCGACCTGCAAGGTGGCAGTAACATCTGGGTTCGCCGGCTTGTTGAAGCCGATGTGGCTGTCGCTGATCTGTACGAAAGTGAAGTCCGCGCCTTTGCCGGCATCTTTGCCCATGTTCTTCGCAAAGGCCCGAGACGCGGGAACGCCGCCGTTCATCGTCCAGAGAAGTCCGGTACCGGCCCAGGCCATGCACTTGAGAAAGCCGCGGCGATCGACGCCGTCGTTGTTAAAGTCTTGTAATTTTTGATCGATCAGATCTTGCTTCTTGTTTGCCATTTGCCCTCCGTGAATCGCCATCGAGGTAGATAACCTTGAAAGATTGGTTTTATTCCCGGCTAACGCGAAACTTATTGTGAATCGCCGTGCCGTACCCGACCCGGATCTAGGCGGGTCCGTTCACGCCGCTCAGAAAGCCGCCTAAATGTGCCGTTATAGCGACAACACCAACGGCAACCAATTCGATTGCCAGACGAAATCTGGGTAGGGCTACTTGGCGCCGACGTGCCCGAAAGTGTATCCACCAAACCAGCCAGATCATGGTGCTCGAGAGCAGCGCAAATAACAGGTGAAGCAGGAGGATTCCCTTGAGCTTTTGACCCTCAAGCTGGAACTGCCACGCCAGCAGGCCCGTCGCGATTACCGGCACGCTTGATATCGCCGCCAATAGCAAGTTGTAGTAAATGGCGTTTGCCAATCCCTGGCGTTTCGCCCAGTGCGCGATCGAGTCGAAGACAACTGCCGCGATGAACAGGGCGATTGGAAAATGGATGAGGACGACGTGTTGTGCGTGCTTGGCCAGAAGTATGGTTTTGAGATCAAAGGGACTTACCATTACGCCGCTCCTTAAGGGTGACCTTCGTGAGAGATAACTGGCATCCGGATCTTTTATTCCAGACTGGCCTACTGGCTCACCGCGTCGAATCGGCTGTTGCGTTGTACCGTCATTGGAACGGAGCTACAGTAATTGAGAGAAGGGCGAAACCATGGCTGATTCGGCTAAGGAATTGCGCAGAGAGAAAGAGCAGTTTGACGGACTGTTTGACCTGTCGCTCGACGCGGTAATCATGACCGACGATGATTTCCACGTCTTGCGAGTCAATAAGGAATTCACAAGAATCTTCGGGTACACAGCAGAAGAGGCTGCGGGACAAGGGCTTGCGGATTTAATCGTTCCCGAGGAATTGCACGCCGAGCATCTTAAGCACAGGGCTTCGCTCCTTTCGGGGAAGAGAATCGAATTCGAAGGCATTCGGCAACGCAAGAACGGCCTTCGTTTTGAAGTTTCCGTTGTGGCAAAAAGCATTTCGATAGGCTTCGACAAAATAGCTGTCTACCTTATTTATCGAGATATCACCGAGTACAAAGAGGCAAAAACGAAACTTGAACGGAGCGAGAGAGCGCTTCGCGACGTGGTCAATACGGTTCCGGCGCACGTCTGGAGCACCTCGCCCGAGGGCCAGGTGGAGTTCGTTAACGATCGTTGGTTGCAGTTCACAGGTCTAGCTTTGGACGAGGCCTTGGGTTGGAAGTGGGAATCGGTGGTTCATCCCGATGACCGGACGAGGATCGTCGTCGATTGGCGGAGCGCCCTTGAGAACGGGCGAGCGATGGATACTGAAACCCGGGTTCGGCGGGCAGACGGAAAATATTGCTGGTGGTTTATTCGCAATGTACCGCTGCGCGATGAAACTGGAAAACTTGTCAGATGGTATGGAACCGCTATTGACATCGAAGACCGCAAGCAGGCCGAACAAGCCCTTCGGAAAAGCGAGGAGCGATGGAGATCCGTCTTTGAAAATTCTGCTATCGGCGTTTCGCTGACCGACCCGGACGGCGGCCGCTTTCTAGCCACCAATCATGTCTATCAGGCAATGCTGGGTTACACGGAGGAGGAACTGCGTTCACTTTCTTTTCTGGACATTACACCCGAGGAGTATCACCAAGCCAATCGGGCGCTCGTCAGCGAGTTGCTGGAGGGCAAATGCCGGCAGTTTCAGATGGAGAAAAAGTATTCACGCAAGGACGGCAGCTTGATTTGGGTAAGCGTCAACGTTTCTCTCGTGCCGGGCACCGAGAGAGTACCGCGATTCTTTATGGCGCTGTCCGAGGACATCACAGAGCGCAAGCGCGCCGAAGAATCCCTGCGGCGGAATGAGGCGTATCTGGCCGAGGGGCAGAGACTAACCAAAACGGGCAGTTGGGGTTATAACCCCAACACGGAGAGAGCGATTTACTGGTCCGAGGAAATGCGACGCATCTTTGGACTAGATCCACAAGGAAGCTACCTCCCGGATTCGGAAGAGTTCTTTCGACTGATGCACCCCGACGATCGCGACAGATTTAACGAACGGATCGAGAAGGCGCGCCGCGAGAAAGCCGATTTTGTGCAAGATTACAGGATTGTATTGCCTGATGGAACGGTAAAGCATATCCACGGGATCGGGCACCCGGTTCTCGATGAGACGGGAAATATTGTGGAATACGTTGGCACCGACGTGGATGTCAGCGAGCAGCACGAAGCGAACTCGGCTCTGCAGAAGGCGTTTGAGCAAATCCAGGCGGAGGAAATAGAGCTGCGGCGGATGGTTGACGCCATCGCCACTTATATTTTCGTGTTGCGCCCGGACGGGACGCCCCTTTATGCAAATCAGACCGTGCTCGATTACAGCGGTTTCACTTTGGAGGAACTCCAGAGGGGAGACCATCGGGCGCGGATCCTGCACCCTGAGGATGTGGAAAGGTTGCGTGAGGAACGCCAAGCAGCGCTTGCGCGCGGCATGCCTTTCGAAAATGAGCAACGAGGGCTTGGGAAGGACGGGAAATATCGCTGGTTTCTTGTCCGCTACAATCCGCTTCGCGACGACCATGGGAACATTATTCGCTGGTATGCGACTGGGACGGATATCGAGGATCGCAAGCAGGCCGAAGAGAGGATGCGTGACGAAAATCTGGCGCTGAGAGAGCAGATCGATCAGGCATTCATGTTTGAGGAAATTGTGGGTTCGTCTCCGCCCCTGCAAAACGTGCTCTCGAGCATTTTGAAAGTAGCGCCCACCGATTCGACGGTGCTGATTACAGGCGAGACCGGCACCGGAAAAGAGTTGATTGCGCGCGCCATACACAAGCACTCACAACGCTCGGGCCAGGCATTCATCAGCGTAAACTGTGCGTCGATTCCTGCGTCCTTGATCGCGTCGGAGCTTTTTGGTCACGAGAAGGGCGCCTTCACCGGGGCGGTGCAGCGCCGGCAGGGCCGCTTCGAGCTGGCACATTCCGGTACGATTTTTCTCGACGAGGTGGGCGATCTTCCCGCAGAGACCCAGGTTACATTGCTCCGAGTACTTCAGGAGCGG contains the following coding sequences:
- a CDS encoding DUF2231 domain-containing protein; amino-acid sequence: MVSPFDLKTILLAKHAQHVVLIHFPIALFIAAVVFDSIAHWAKRQGLANAIYYNLLLAAISSVPVIATGLLAWQFQLEGQKLKGILLLHLLFALLSSTMIWLVWWIHFRARRRQVALPRFRLAIELVAVGVVAITAHLGGFLSGVNGPA
- a CDS encoding glucose 1-dehydrogenase, which gives rise to MAALQGKVAVITGGSSGIGLATAKRFVKEGAYVFITGRRQAELDKAVAEIGSNVTAVQGDVSNLDDLDRLYKEVATKKGKLDVLVANAGIAEPKPTGVVSAEDYDKTFDINARGVFFAVQKALPLIKQGGSIILTGSGIWQKGFPAYATYGATKAALRSFVRTWTAEFAPKGIRTNVISPGPTETPILAGQFGANTEAMKERFKTMIPMGRMGKPEEIAAAAVFLASDESSFITGIDLPVDGGGVAV
- a CDS encoding cupredoxin family copper-binding protein, with translation MSNLERNTTMKGKNVCVAILAATVVIAIVSLLAGSPIVRASDRPSSQGAEVKIDNFSFGPQTITVPVGATVTWTNRDDIPHTSVSTEGAFKSKVMDTDEKFSYTFTKAGTYPYYCSIHPKMTGQIVVK
- a CDS encoding PAS domain S-box protein; protein product: MADSAKELRREKEQFDGLFDLSLDAVIMTDDDFHVLRVNKEFTRIFGYTAEEAAGQGLADLIVPEELHAEHLKHRASLLSGKRIEFEGIRQRKNGLRFEVSVVAKSISIGFDKIAVYLIYRDITEYKEAKTKLERSERALRDVVNTVPAHVWSTSPEGQVEFVNDRWLQFTGLALDEALGWKWESVVHPDDRTRIVVDWRSALENGRAMDTETRVRRADGKYCWWFIRNVPLRDETGKLVRWYGTAIDIEDRKQAEQALRKSEERWRSVFENSAIGVSLTDPDGGRFLATNHVYQAMLGYTEEELRSLSFLDITPEEYHQANRALVSELLEGKCRQFQMEKKYSRKDGSLIWVSVNVSLVPGTERVPRFFMALSEDITERKRAEESLRRNEAYLAEGQRLTKTGSWGYNPNTERAIYWSEEMRRIFGLDPQGSYLPDSEEFFRLMHPDDRDRFNERIEKARREKADFVQDYRIVLPDGTVKHIHGIGHPVLDETGNIVEYVGTDVDVSEQHEANSALQKAFEQIQAEEIELRRMVDAIATYIFVLRPDGTPLYANQTVLDYSGFTLEELQRGDHRARILHPEDVERLREERQAALARGMPFENEQRGLGKDGKYRWFLVRYNPLRDDHGNIIRWYATGTDIEDRKQAEERMRDENLALREQIDQAFMFEEIVGSSPPLQNVLSSILKVAPTDSTVLITGETGTGKELIARAIHKHSQRSGQAFISVNCASIPASLIASELFGHEKGAFTGAVQRRQGRFELAHSGTIFLDEVGDLPAETQVTLLRVLQERQFERVGGNRILTTDVRVLAATNRDLTAAIAAGTFRSDLFYRLNVFPIEVPALRKRKEDVPILVEYFVKRYAEKLGKQIRRIDKNTLELCQSYSWPGNIRELQNIVERSVILSGGDIFRIEKAWLASPEPVREDLSGYLPDTLQNQERGIIETALAESKGKVAGPEGAAAKLGIPRSTLDSKIKQLKIKKRKFASE
- a CDS encoding metallophosphoesterase → MANKKQDLIDQKLQDFNNDGVDRRGFLKCMAWAGTGLLWTMNGGVPASRAFAKNMGKDAGKGADFTFVQISDSHIGFNKPANPDVTATLQVAINKINAMPQRPDFVIHTGDLSQLSKPNEFDTLDQALKGASAKQIYFVPGEHDMLSDNGEQYLQRYGKGTKGTGWYSFNHKGVHFVGLVNVANLKAGGMGSLGHEQLEWLEDDLKGRSASTPIVLFAHIPLWTIYSDWGWGTDDSEQALSYVKRFGSVTVLNGHIHQIMQKVEGRVSFHTAMSTAFPQPAPGSAPSAGPMKVPADQLQQVLGITDVNYVVSGKSLAIVDSQLSASGS